A single genomic interval of Centropristis striata isolate RG_2023a ecotype Rhode Island chromosome 8, C.striata_1.0, whole genome shotgun sequence harbors:
- the tmem116 gene encoding transmembrane protein 116, which yields MSQKVFIMATSEFIIKSSERNTTGATDWTQVYEAVRWIQVVMATLSVLGSGSIIVCVTSQRLSRTPELQPLLLLSVSDMFLSLCWLIGAALFSQHHNTHCYYLHTVEQILYVASFFYTLNYVFNLYASIREKFYSCKSGSSVQVSNRVTSAGKTTALLSGLVPVLLMTPVFIQGNISQCQTNFSEPYRCLLMHTGALFPTSEQQQPIRACSLLHSYRIAVFLATFLLTLVSIIVLVVKARRIYRRVVTSHGYLGNEQRASFSLMDRRMLLYPLVFFLCWGPAVGLVLLRTLKPSAGQDRAGVALYISQAFLSASQGFLNSLVYGWTRAPLRQAGRRVLSRDVDTQTPLLRAQKKKSYQTLRTG from the exons atgagtcAGAAAGTTTTCATCATGGCGACTTCTGAGTTTATTATCAAGAGTTCAGAGAGAAACACGACGGGAGCCACAGACTGGACACAG gTGTACGAGGCGGTGCGATGGATCCAGGTCGTCATGGCGACGCTCAG CGTTCTGGGTTCAGGCTCCATCATCGTGTGTGTGACGTCACAGAGACTCAGCAGGACGCCAGAG ctgcagcctctcctcctcctcagtgtttccgacatgtttctgtctctctgctggcTGATCGGAGCGGCTCTCTTCTCTcaacaccacaacacacactgCTACTACCTACACACTGTggagcag ATTCTCTACGTGGCGTCCTTCTTCTACACGCTCAACTACGTCTTCAACCTTTACGCCTCCATCAGAGAGAAGTTCTACAGCTGTAAGAGTGGATCCTCCGTCCAG GTCTCTAACAGAGTGACCTCCGCCGGTAAAACCACCGCGCTGCTCTCAGG gctgGTCCCGGTGCTGCTGATGACTCCTGTGTTCATTCAGGGAAACATCAGCCAATGTCAGACCAACTTCAGCGAGCCTTACAG GTGTCTGCTGATGCACACCGGAGCGTTGTTTCCTACCtcggagcagcagcagccaatcagagcctgCAGCCTGCTGCACAGCTACCGCATCGCCGTCTTCCTCGCCACCTTCCTCCTCACACTCGTCAGCATCATC GTTCTCGTGGTTAAAGCTCGCCGTATCTACCGGCGGGTGGTGACATCACACGGTTACCTCGGCAACGAGCAGCGGGCGTCCTTCAGCCTGATGGACCGGAGGATGCTGCTCTACCCGCTGGTCTTCTTCCTCTGCTGGGGGCCAG ccGTCGGTCTGGTTCTCCTGCGGACCCTGAAGCCCTCCGCGGGTCAGGACAGGGCCGGGGTCGCCCTCTACATATCTCAG GCGTTCCTCTCGGCCTCTCAGGGTTTCCTCAACAGTCTGGTCTACGGATGGACTCGGGCTCCTCTCCGTCAGGCCGGCAGGAGGGTTTTATCTCGGGACGTGGACACGCAGACGCCTCTACTGAgagcacagaagaagaaaagctaCCAAACCCTCCGCACCGGCTGA